GCAGCGGCAGGATCGTGGACCAGGTCGTGGAGAGGTGGACCGTGGTGAGGGACTCGGCGATACCGAGGCCGACACCGGCGATGACGGCCCCGGCGGGACTGCCTGCCCCGCCGATGATCAGCACGACGAAGCCCTTGATGAGGGGGCTCTCACCGAGGGCGGGCTCGACGGCGAACAACGCCCCGAGCGATGTCCCGGCGAACGCGGCCAGCGCCGACCCGATGATCATCGCGAGGTTGCGGATGCGCAGCACGTCGATCCCCATGAGCGAGGCGGCGTCGGAGTTCTGCGCCGTAGCCCGCATCGCCTTGCCGGTCCTGGTGCGACGGAGGAAGTACGCCAGCGCGAGGAGGATGAGCACGGTCGCCACGACGACGGAGAGGCGGCTCTTGGCGAACGAGATGTCCCCGAAGCGCAGGACGCCCTGCACAGGCGCCTCGAGGCTGCGAGGGCTTGGTCCCCAGATGGCGTCGGCGAAGTTCTCGATGATGGCGATGAGGCCGATCGAGATCAGCAGGCCGTTGATCGGCCGTTCGCTGACCCTACGGAACAACGACACCTCGAGCAGCGACCCGAGCAGACTGACGACCACGAGGCTGGCCGCCAGGCCCAGCCAGAAGGAGCCGACCACCTCGACGACGGCGAAGGCGACGTAGCCCCCGAGCACGATCAGCTGACCGTGCGCGAAGTTCACGATGTCGAGCAGGCCGAACACGATGGTCAGCCCCAGCGCCACGAGAGCGTAGACCGAGCCGAGCATCAGCCCGTTCAGGATCCCCTGGACGGTGAGTCCGACGTCCATCGTCGCTCCTCGACCTCCGCTCCACCGCCGAGCGTGGTGGAGACGGCCGCGTCAGGTCCGGGGCGCGACCGCCTCCCCACCTCATACCACGAACGCCTAGCCGGCGTCTCGGTACTCGACCGCGCCGTCCTGCATGACCGCGAGCTGCGGCGTGTAGTGGGCGCGGTGGTTCTCGTCGTAGGTCAGGTCGAGGACCCGGCCATCGTAGGAGTCGACACCGATGAGGGCTTCGGCGACCGCGCTCGGATCGTCGACGGTACCGGCCTGGCTCATCGCCTCGGCGAGCATCAGGATCGGGTCGTAGTAGCTGAGGCCCCAGAACCCGTTCGGGCCGGGCGCCTCACCGAACTTCGCCTCGTACGCCGCCCGGTACGGTTCGACCTGCGGGTCGTCGGCGTTGTCGACGGCACGGGTCGTGACGGACCAGATGTAGGTGCTGATCGAATCGGTCTTGCCCTCGACGCTGCTGAAGCCGGCGCCTGGCGAGCCCACGAAGATCGGGTCCGTGAAGCCCGCCTCGATCGCCTGGCTGAGGAACGGCTCGACCCACTGGTCGAGGTAGCCCACGACCACGATGTCGGGATCCGCCTGCTGCATCGCCGCGATGAAGGACGAGAAGTCGCGCTGCTCGGGGTCGAAGAACTCCGAGTAGACGACCTCGACGCCGTTCTCTTCGAAGCCGGTCGTGAAGACCTCGCTGTGGATCTCGCCCGGCGGATCCTGCGGGACGAGGATCGCGGCCGACGCGATGTCGTACTCCTCACCCAGGATGTTGGTCATCCGGATGATACGGCCGTCCTCACCGGCCTCCTGGATGTGGTTGTGGAACAGCAGCGGTGGCTGGCCCTCGGCGGCTTCGAGCACGGCACCGGCCGAGGTCGCCGGCGTGAGCACCAGGATCTCCTGGTCGGCCACGGACTCCCAGGCCGGCGTGAACGCCGTGGACAGTCCGGGCCCGAGGATGTACTGGTAGCCATCGCGCACGAACCGCTGGTTGATGCTGATGGCCTGCTCCGGGTCGGATTGGTTGTCCTGCAGGTCGAGCTCGAACGTGTAGGTGGTGCCGTCGACCTCGAAGCCGGTCTCGTTCACCT
The sequence above is drawn from the Actinomycetota bacterium genome and encodes:
- a CDS encoding branched-chain amino acid ABC transporter permease translates to MDVGLTVQGILNGLMLGSVYALVALGLTIVFGLLDIVNFAHGQLIVLGGYVAFAVVEVVGSFWLGLAASLVVVSLLGSLLEVSLFRRVSERPINGLLISIGLIAIIENFADAIWGPSPRSLEAPVQGVLRFGDISFAKSRLSVVVATVLILLALAYFLRRTRTGKAMRATAQNSDAASLMGIDVLRIRNLAMIIGSALAAFAGTSLGALFAVEPALGESPLIKGFVVLIIGGAGSPAGAVIAGVGLGIAESLTTVHLSTTWSTILPLLALVAVLLVKPEGLVAVRGRQAL
- a CDS encoding ABC transporter substrate-binding protein — translated: MGVVGVLALSACGGDDDGTDGGDQPTDGTAAPTDTQPPDDGGEATVAIGANVANTGGASFLGSEWAKAIELAVDQVNETGFEVDGTTYTFELDLQDNQSDPEQAISINQRFVRDGYQYILGPGLSTAFTPAWESVADQEILVLTPATSAGAVLEAAEGQPPLLFHNHIQEAGEDGRIIRMTNILGEEYDIASAAILVPQDPPGEIHSEVFTTGFEENGVEVVYSEFFDPEQRDFSSFIAAMQQADPDIVVVGYLDQWVEPFLSQAIEAGFTDPIFVGSPGAGFSSVEGKTDSISTYIWSVTTRAVDNADDPQVEPYRAAYEAKFGEAPGPNGFWGLSYYDPILMLAEAMSQAGTVDDPSAVAEALIGVDSYDGRVLDLTYDENHRAHYTPQLAVMQDGAVEYRDAG